The genomic stretch ATTTCCTCTTGGCATTTTTGTCCTGTCAAGTCCGAACCCGGATGCATTGCACATTTTTACTCTATCCAGAGAACCGCTCATTTCATGGTTTATGACAGCGGAACTTGTCGTTACTCCGTCAACTATGCCCTTTCCCATTAGTTCAGCGATCAGTGTCGTCACGCCTTCGTGCAGATTGGGTCCGCTTCCGGTCACTACTGCTACCTTGCCGCCCTTTTTCTTCGTTTCGACTACCTTTGAAACAGCACAATCAAGTCCTTCGCGGGAACGTTCATCCAACCCGTTGTAAAAATCATTTAAAAGATCCCTTTTAATTTCCATGTATACTCCTCCTTGCGCTGAGCAGATAGTTTTCAACTGAATAATTTTTCAAACCGTATATCTGACCAATAGCATAAAATGTGATCAATAATATTTATATATCCGTTCCCATGTCCTTGACGACGCTCCGGAACAGCGTTCAAAATATTTGCCGCTGATCTTCTCATAATTTTCTCCGTTGTCATTGTCTGATAACTGTATTATTTGTAACCATGCCTCACCAAGGCTTTCAGCATCTTTTACCTGTGTCGCTATACCGAGTTCTATAAACTCATCAGAAGCCTCGGCAAAATCCTCCATGTGAGGACCGTATTGAACTGGGATCCCCCATGAGACAGGCTCTAAAATATTTTGACCGCCTTTATCTGCGAAACTGCCTCCCACGAATGCCGAGACAGCTGTTCCGTATAACTCAAAGAGGATACCTATCTTGTCAACCACTGTTACATCTTGATCAAACTGATCGGATGAAAGCAAACCTGCGCTGAACTTCTGCCGGGCAACAGCAAGGATCTCTTCGGCTCGTTCAGGGTGTCTGGGCGCCAATATCAATTTTGTCTTAGGGTATCTTTGTTTAAGCATCTCAAAGGCCCTTATGACTTCCTCTTCTTCGCCTGGGTGGGTGCTCCCAGCTATAAATATTTTATACCTGTCGGACCCTAACTTTGCTGCCCAGCGGTCACGAACTGCCAGGTCCTTCCTCGAAAGGAGGGCGTCTGTCTTTGTATCCCCGAAAACATTCAATTTCCCAAGAGGGACCCCGATGGATCTGAGTCTTTCAAGATCTCTTTTTTCCCTCAGAAAAATTTCCGTAAAGAGATCGAAAAAAGATGCTCCAATTCTTTTTCTCAGAGTGCCTTCAAGGCGTTTCCAGGTCCTGTCAGATATCCTTCCGTTGACAAGGAAAGCCGGAATAAAAACATCTTTTAGTTCCCAGAGCATATTCGGCCACAGCTCAGTCTCCGCTGTTGCAAATGCCCAGGGATCAATGCTTAGTATAGCCCTTTTTACAAATTCTTTTTTATCCCATGGGTAATATATATGATGATCAAAAAGACCTTCTCCCAAACGTATGGCCATATCTTTTCCTGTTTCTGTCGTTGTGGATATCACTATCGGTCCGCTGTAACCTGAAGCCCTCGCAGCACGGATCACAGGGATCAAAGCCTGGACCTCTCCGACGGAGACACCATGGGCCCAAAAGGGTCTTCTTCCTTTCAGTTTTTCGATCAATTCCTGAGACTGGAGGCCCCTTCTCTCGTCATAACCCTCGCTGTATTTATTCTTGAGCTTTGGCCAGGACAAAAGGAAAATTGAATCGATAAGAGGCTGATAAAGAGATCTGAGCAGGGACAGCTAGGCCACCCCCGCTTTAAGTATCTCATGGATATGGACCATACCGACGGGCTTGTCATCTTCGACAGCGATAAGTGCCGAGACTTCCCACTCTTCAACTATGCGGACTGCCTCAACAGCAAGCCTGTCCGGCGAAATTACTCTAGGGGTACGTGTCATTCCCATGTGCACAGGCAAATCCAACCCCTGTACTCCCTCTCTTTCAATAAAACGCCTGAGGTCTCCGTCAGTAAATACTCCGACAAGTTTGCCCGAGTCATTTACCACAGCAGTAGCTCCATAGCCTTTACTCGTTATCTCAAAGAGAGCATCCCTGACTCGCGATGATTCATTTGTTACCGGAAGTTTGTCTCCGGTACCCATAAGGTCTCTTACCCTCAGCAGAAGTTTCCTGCCAAGCGAACCTCCCGGATGGAAGAGTGCAAAATCATCTTTTCCCAGTCCAAGAAGGAGCGTAGCCATTCCTGCAACTGCATCTCCTAAAGCCATCTGCAGGGTAGTGCTGCTTGTCGGGGCAAGTCCAAGCGGATCGGCCTCGCATTCCACATGACAGTTCAGCACTACATCTGCCTCTCTGGCCAATGTGGAATTTAAATTCCCCGTTACCGCTATTATCGGCGCTCCCAATCTTTTAAAATAGGGAATTATGTCAATAAGTTCCCTTGTCTCTCCGCTGTTGCTCAGAAAATAGCCAAGATCATCGCGGCATACCATTCCAAGGTCTCCGTGAGCTCCTTCGGTTGCGTGGAGAAAGAATGCCGGAACTCCCAGGGACGCAAAAGTAGCAGCTGTCTTTCGTCCGACATGGCCCGACTTGCCAAGCCCGGATACGACGACCCGTCCTTTGCACCTGCTTAAAAGATGGGATGCTGCAACAAGTTCATTGCTTACCCTTGATGCTGCTGATGTCAGTGCATCTGCTTCTTTCTGCAGAATATTCCTTCCTGCTGCAAGCATATCTTCATCAGAAAATTTCTTTTCTTCACGCTCGTACGGAAGATCCATTTTTATTCACCTGCCCAATCAAGAGAAGCAAAACCTATCTTCTCCTTTACTATTCTGTCTATTTCAGCAGTCTGTCTCAAAACCTCGCGCATGGAGTGCAGCGGAACCATATTTGGTCCGTCGCACATCGCAGAATCGGGATCGGGATGTACTTCCATAAAGAGGGCATCTATCCCCACGGCAACAGCGGCACGTATCAGGGACAAGACGAAGGATCTGTCCCCCCCGCTTCTGTCACCCTGACCTCCCGGCTTTTGAACGCTGTGGGTCGCGTCGAACATGACTGGAAAGCCAAGGTTTCTCATTACCGGAAATGAGCGAAAATCGACTGACAGTTCATGATATCCAAAAGCCGTTCCCCTCTCGCAGAGTATTATCTGCTCGTTGCCGGCCTCACGGCATTTGCTTACTACCGATCGCATATCTTCAGGCGCCATAAACTGCGCCTTTTTGATGTTCAGGGGTTTGCCTGTTCTGCTTGCAGCGACCAGAAGATCTGTCTGACGGCATAGAAATGCTGGGATCTGTATCAGGTCCACGGTCTCAGCAAGTTTTTCCG from Synergistetes bacterium HGW-Synergistetes-1 encodes the following:
- a CDS encoding 3-deoxy-D-manno-octulosonic acid transferase, which encodes MSLLRSLYQPLIDSIFLLSWPKLKNKYSEGYDERRGLQSQELIEKLKGRRPFWAHGVSVGEVQALIPVIRAARASGYSGPIVISTTTETGKDMAIRLGEGLFDHHIYYPWDKKEFVKRAILSIDPWAFATAETELWPNMLWELKDVFIPAFLVNGRISDRTWKRLEGTLRKRIGASFFDLFTEIFLREKRDLERLRSIGVPLGKLNVFGDTKTDALLSRKDLAVRDRWAAKLGSDRYKIFIAGSTHPGEEEEVIRAFEMLKQRYPKTKLILAPRHPERAEEILAVARQKFSAGLLSSDQFDQDVTVVDKIGILFELYGTAVSAFVGGSFADKGGQNILEPVSWGIPVQYGPHMEDFAEASDEFIELGIATQVKDAESLGEAWLQIIQLSDNDNGENYEKISGKYFERCSGASSRTWERIYKYY
- a CDS encoding KpsF/GutQ family sugar-phosphate isomerase; protein product: MDLPYEREEKKFSDEDMLAAGRNILQKEADALTSAASRVSNELVAASHLLSRCKGRVVVSGLGKSGHVGRKTAATFASLGVPAFFLHATEGAHGDLGMVCRDDLGYFLSNSGETRELIDIIPYFKRLGAPIIAVTGNLNSTLAREADVVLNCHVECEADPLGLAPTSSTTLQMALGDAVAGMATLLLGLGKDDFALFHPGGSLGRKLLLRVRDLMGTGDKLPVTNESSRVRDALFEITSKGYGATAVVNDSGKLVGVFTDGDLRRFIEREGVQGLDLPVHMGMTRTPRVISPDRLAVEAVRIVEEWEVSALIAVEDDKPVGMVHIHEILKAGVA
- a CDS encoding 3-deoxy-8-phosphooctulonate synthase, whose amino-acid sequence is MTKVKVRGITVGGEKLAVAAGPCVLESFEGAYAIAEEMKKLCSEFGFGYIFKASFDKANRTSISSYRGPGIEEGLEWLKEIRNRLDVPVVTDMHEPWQAEKLAETVDLIQIPAFLCRQTDLLVAASRTGKPLNIKKAQFMAPEDMRSVVSKCREAGNEQIILCERGTAFGYHELSVDFRSFPVMRNLGFPVMFDATHSVQKPGGQGDRSGGDRSFVLSLIRAAVAVGIDALFMEVHPDPDSAMCDGPNMVPLHSMREVLRQTAEIDRIVKEKIGFASLDWAGE